The following coding sequences lie in one Flavobacterium sp. 20NA77.7 genomic window:
- a CDS encoding putative porin — translation MKKIAFLLFFMVFCVEAQEKDTLSVKNVTASIELYKYYNLKKDTIQIDTSLTIQDEYRYNYLRKDTYGLLPFANEGYLYTQLDFSKKKSVILPQFGFQAKHITYLEADDINYYSVPTPYTDIYFKTVMRQGQSLDALLSVNTKRNLNFTIANKSIRSIGDYYNNLTSSGHFRFSSSYYTLNKKYYLNAHFAGQDIFNQENGGISNLTQFEIENPAFTQRERLDVYFNDASSKLKGNRFFIDHFYKFREVNSLVFKHQFSYENKFYEFIQNTPVARLGVATTQLINNKTRFNALYNKFGVSFLTKKLGELQFFIDQYATNTFYNTSNVFTPIASLPSNLRNTIVTLGGQYEFYRAKWRFVVLAQNGLSSKPTSNFEVTATYKIDQYNAITISGQQTSKIPDNTYVLSQSSYQNFNWYNSFANEKISKLNFEAKTKWLNISGQYSLLTDHLYFYNTQERIDSLMVKPFQYGKTIQYYAVEIAKEIKYKKFALDNRIKFQQVTQEDAILNVPKFIIRNTFYYTNAVFKKAMLLQMGVTCNYFTKYYADDYVPVIGEFFVQKTTKIGDFPLLDFFVNARVKQTRIYLKAEHINALFGKNDYYNAPNYPYRDFKIRFGLEWNFFK, via the coding sequence ATGAAAAAAATTGCCTTTTTATTGTTTTTTATGGTCTTTTGCGTTGAGGCACAAGAAAAAGATACCCTTTCGGTAAAAAATGTAACGGCATCTATAGAACTTTATAAATATTATAATCTTAAGAAAGATACCATTCAAATAGATACTTCTTTAACTATTCAAGATGAATATAGGTATAACTACTTGCGTAAAGATACCTATGGATTGCTACCTTTTGCAAATGAAGGTTATTTATACACCCAATTAGATTTTTCTAAAAAAAAATCAGTCATTTTGCCTCAATTTGGCTTTCAGGCAAAACACATTACCTATTTAGAAGCAGATGACATCAATTACTATTCTGTTCCCACGCCTTACACCGATATATATTTCAAAACTGTTATGCGTCAAGGGCAGAGTTTAGATGCGTTATTGTCTGTAAATACAAAGCGTAATTTAAATTTTACAATTGCTAATAAATCCATTCGTTCTATAGGAGATTATTATAATAATTTAACAAGTTCTGGTCATTTTAGATTTAGTTCAAGTTATTATACGTTAAATAAAAAATATTATCTTAATGCGCACTTTGCGGGACAAGATATATTTAATCAAGAAAATGGAGGAATTAGTAATTTAACTCAATTTGAAATTGAAAATCCAGCCTTTACACAACGTGAACGCTTAGATGTATATTTTAATGATGCCTCTTCTAAGCTTAAAGGGAATCGATTTTTCATTGATCATTTCTATAAGTTCAGAGAAGTAAATAGCTTAGTGTTTAAGCATCAATTTTCATACGAGAATAAATTTTATGAGTTTATTCAAAACACACCCGTTGCAAGATTAGGAGTCGCAACGACACAACTTATCAATAATAAGACAAGATTTAATGCTTTGTATAACAAATTTGGTGTGAGTTTTTTAACTAAAAAGTTAGGCGAGCTTCAGTTTTTTATTGATCAATACGCTACAAATACTTTTTATAATACGTCAAACGTGTTTACGCCAATTGCGTCTTTACCATCTAATCTACGCAATACAATTGTTACTTTAGGCGGACAATATGAGTTTTATCGTGCAAAGTGGCGCTTTGTTGTTTTGGCTCAAAATGGGTTGTCTTCTAAGCCTACTTCAAATTTTGAAGTTACAGCAACCTATAAAATAGATCAATACAACGCAATAACAATTAGTGGACAACAAACTAGTAAAATTCCCGACAATACTTATGTATTGAGCCAAAGTAGTTATCAAAATTTTAATTGGTATAACTCTTTTGCTAATGAAAAAATAAGTAAGCTAAATTTTGAGGCAAAAACGAAATGGCTAAATATCTCTGGACAATATTCATTATTAACGGATCATTTGTATTTTTATAATACACAAGAACGAATAGATTCTTTAATGGTTAAGCCTTTTCAATACGGAAAAACCATTCAGTATTACGCAGTAGAAATTGCAAAAGAAATTAAATATAAAAAGTTTGCTTTAGATAATAGAATAAAATTTCAGCAGGTAACGCAAGAAGATGCTATTTTAAACGTGCCTAAATTTATCATCCGTAATACGTTTTATTATACGAATGCTGTGTTTAAAAAAGCAATGCTACTTCAAATGGGAGTTACATGTAATTATTTTACAAAGTATTATGCTGATGACTATGTGCCTGTTATTGGCGAATTTTTTGTGCAAAAAACTACTAAAATAGGAGACTTTCCTTTATTAGATTTTTTTGTAAATGCACGTGTAAAACAAACGAGAATTTATTTAAAAGCGGAACATATTAATGCATTGTTTGGTAAAAATGATTACTATAACGCTCCGAATTATCCTTACAGAGATTTTAAAATTCGATTTGGATTAGAATGGAATTTCTTTAAATAA
- the hpf gene encoding ribosome hibernation-promoting factor, HPF/YfiA family, with protein sequence MKVNVHAVNFNVDKKLVNFIEEKVIKLEKFYDKVVASDVFLKVENTSDKENKIVELKISVPGDEFVVKKQSKSFEEAADLATESLERLLVKRKEKVRAHS encoded by the coding sequence ATGAAAGTAAATGTTCATGCGGTCAACTTTAATGTTGACAAAAAATTGGTAAATTTTATTGAAGAAAAAGTGATTAAATTAGAAAAGTTCTATGATAAGGTAGTGGCTTCTGATGTTTTTCTTAAGGTAGAAAATACAAGCGATAAAGAAAATAAAATTGTAGAATTAAAAATAAGTGTGCCAGGGGATGAATTTGTTGTAAAAAAGCAAAGCAAATCATTTGAAGAAGCAGCTGATTTAGCGACAGAATCTTTAGAAAGATTGTTAGTGAAACGCAAAGAAAAAGTTCGTGCACATAGCTAA
- a CDS encoding tyrosine-type recombinase/integrase, whose product MRTNFQAHQEYLRKEKNYSSHTVKAYGEDILSFQDFLNLNHGSISLEEVTYPIIRTWIVALSDSQMAAVSINRKMASLKSFYKFLLKTKQITFNPFLKHKSLKTAKKVQIPFSETEVNQLFEVYFLDDDFESVRNRLVIELFYATGIRRAELINLQVHAVDFYSKSIKVLGKRNKERIVPLLETTIQLLQSYLSHRQQLEKIENSELLILSKKGNKVSETFVYRLINDYFSGISEKVKKSPHVLRHTFATHLLNNGADLNSVKELLGHASLSSTQIYTHSSLSELKKVYQDTHPRNK is encoded by the coding sequence ATGCGTACAAATTTTCAAGCACATCAAGAATACTTAAGAAAAGAAAAAAACTATTCTTCTCATACTGTCAAAGCATATGGTGAAGATATTCTTTCATTTCAAGATTTTTTAAACTTAAATCACGGAAGTATTTCATTGGAAGAGGTTACTTATCCTATAATAAGAACCTGGATTGTTGCGCTTTCAGATAGTCAAATGGCTGCTGTTTCTATAAATAGAAAAATGGCTTCGTTAAAATCATTCTACAAATTTTTACTAAAAACTAAACAAATCACCTTTAATCCTTTTTTAAAACACAAATCCTTAAAAACGGCTAAAAAAGTCCAAATACCATTTTCTGAAACCGAAGTGAATCAATTATTTGAAGTTTATTTTTTAGATGATGATTTTGAATCTGTTAGAAATAGATTGGTAATTGAGCTTTTTTATGCGACGGGTATAAGACGCGCAGAGTTAATTAATCTTCAAGTACATGCCGTGGATTTTTATTCAAAATCAATTAAGGTATTAGGAAAAAGAAATAAAGAACGCATTGTGCCTTTGTTAGAAACAACTATTCAGTTGTTGCAATCTTATTTGTCTCATAGACAGCAGCTTGAAAAAATAGAAAATTCTGAACTGTTAATTTTATCTAAAAAAGGAAATAAAGTAAGCGAAACATTTGTTTACAGATTAATAAATGATTACTTTAGTGGTATATCTGAAAAGGTAAAAAAAAGTCCACACGTTCTTAGGCACACGTTTGCAACCCATTTGCTAAACAATGGTGCCGATTTAAATTCAGTTAAAGAGCTGCTTGGTCATGCAAGTTTATCTTCCACTCAGATTTACACCCATAGTAGTTTGTCTGAACTAAAAAAGGTTTATCAAGATACGCATCCAAGAAACAAGTAG
- a CDS encoding SusD/RagB family nutrient-binding outer membrane lipoprotein, with protein sequence MKKIKFLAPILAFAMFSCDQYLDVNESPNNVSFDQITPDKLLPGAQSNTYAVQVTTMNQLGNVFMNSWAGNVQSFTGGYAKEYQLNIDNAFYNGIWDGLYRNLMNFQAIINYPNPNHQYDNYVAAAKICKAHYMQYIVDLYGDAPYSQAWQGSANTTPTYDDDFNIYKGLIAELEQARALIAAANANAEDIAEFDIMLGGDMAEWEKFANTIELRMCLRMSEATGAVATYRDTKLAAIAAGPFVDANVTINPGYDLSTDGHMNPSFFTFAYDSAGNLQSNRTFITMSGHAYKSLQSYATTNWPTGTTNFEVITGSGVSYPNVTDGRSARLFTGAPGQPRRAVTQGSNQVDVGLNTATFPGLPCRLGLLGTYGLNGQVINGTLDEYAAADGYVMTLSESCFLQAEAAVRYPSLFTGAQTLFNTGVTSSFTLRNAAIGTYLTTINTKPNFGFTASTTTAQKLHAIMYQKWIALMSIHGIESFIDYNRTGYPLTPLATTATQTRKPYRLIYPVSEYVANSANVPSVSTSEAFTINAKTPFWRQ encoded by the coding sequence ATGAAAAAAATAAAATTTTTAGCGCCAATTCTAGCTTTTGCTATGTTTTCGTGCGACCAGTATTTGGATGTAAATGAATCACCAAATAATGTGTCTTTTGATCAAATTACTCCAGATAAATTATTGCCTGGGGCACAATCTAATACATATGCGGTTCAGGTAACAACTATGAACCAATTAGGTAACGTATTTATGAACTCTTGGGCTGGTAACGTTCAGTCATTTACAGGAGGGTATGCAAAAGAGTATCAATTAAATATTGATAATGCTTTTTACAATGGTATTTGGGATGGTTTGTATAGAAATTTAATGAATTTCCAAGCAATCATTAATTATCCTAATCCTAATCATCAATATGATAACTATGTAGCTGCTGCAAAAATTTGTAAAGCACATTACATGCAGTATATTGTTGACTTGTATGGAGATGCACCGTATTCTCAAGCTTGGCAAGGTTCTGCAAATACTACGCCTACTTATGACGATGACTTTAACATCTACAAAGGCTTAATTGCTGAGTTAGAACAAGCAAGAGCTTTAATCGCTGCTGCAAATGCAAATGCTGAAGATATTGCTGAGTTTGACATTATGTTAGGTGGTGATATGGCTGAGTGGGAGAAATTTGCAAACACTATCGAATTGAGAATGTGTTTAAGAATGTCTGAAGCTACAGGTGCTGTGGCTACATATAGAGATACAAAATTAGCTGCTATTGCTGCAGGTCCTTTTGTTGATGCTAATGTAACTATTAATCCTGGTTATGATTTATCTACTGATGGTCATATGAATCCGTCATTTTTTACTTTTGCATATGATTCTGCTGGTAACTTACAATCAAATAGAACATTTATTACAATGTCTGGTCATGCATATAAGTCTTTACAGTCTTATGCTACAACTAACTGGCCAACAGGTACTACAAATTTTGAAGTTATTACTGGTTCTGGTGTTTCATATCCTAATGTAACTGATGGTCGTTCTGCAAGATTATTTACAGGAGCTCCTGGACAGCCAAGAAGAGCGGTTACTCAAGGTTCTAACCAAGTTGATGTTGGATTAAATACAGCAACTTTTCCTGGTTTACCTTGTCGTTTAGGCTTATTAGGGACATACGGTTTAAATGGTCAAGTTATCAATGGTACTTTAGATGAGTATGCTGCTGCAGATGGTTATGTAATGACTTTGTCTGAGTCTTGTTTCTTACAAGCTGAAGCGGCGGTTAGATATCCTTCTTTATTTACTGGAGCGCAAACTTTATTTAATACAGGTGTAACTTCAAGTTTTACATTGAGAAATGCTGCTATTGGTACGTATTTAACTACAATCAATACAAAACCTAACTTTGGTTTCACAGCTTCTACTACAACAGCTCAAAAATTACATGCTATCATGTATCAAAAATGGATTGCATTAATGAGTATTCACGGTATTGAATCATTTATTGATTACAACAGAACAGGATATCCATTAACTCCACTAGCTACAACAGCTACTCAAACACGTAAACCATATAGATTAATCTATCCAGTTTCTGAGTACGTAGCAAATAGTGCAAACGTTCCTTCAGTAAGTACTTCTGAGGCGTTCACTATCAATGCAAAAACTCCTTTCTGGAGACAATAA
- a CDS encoding pyridoxal-phosphate dependent enzyme: MKYAKNILETIGNTPLVKLNKVTAELDTLVLAKVETFNPGNSVKDRMAVKMIEDAEADGRLQPGGTIIEGTSGNTGMGLALAAIVKGYKLICVISDKQSKEKMDILRAVGAKVVVCPTDVEPTDPRSYYSVSKRLAEETPNAWYVNQYDNPSNAIAHYEQTGPEIWDQTEGKITHFVVGVGTGGTISGVAKYLKEKNPAVKCWGIDTYGSVFKKYHETGIFDENEIYSYITEGIGEDILPKNVDFSLIDGFTKVTDKDAAVFTRKLALEEGIFVGNSAGAAIKGVLQLKEHFNPEDVVVVLFHDSGSRYVGKMFNDDWMRERGFLDEEITTAQDLIKDHKDKPLVIVRTEELVSHAIERLKKYNISQIPVIDTTGFVGSVDESDLFRSYFENKDIAEKPIKEVMGKPYPIVQATTSIEEISKLINKDNQAVLVDLGKGKHHIVTKHDIISSIK; the protein is encoded by the coding sequence ATGAAATACGCAAAAAACATATTAGAAACCATTGGAAATACACCGTTGGTAAAACTAAATAAAGTAACTGCTGAGTTAGATACACTCGTTTTGGCAAAAGTGGAAACATTTAACCCAGGAAATTCTGTGAAAGATAGAATGGCGGTCAAAATGATTGAAGATGCTGAAGCGGATGGTCGTTTACAACCTGGCGGGACAATTATTGAAGGTACTTCAGGAAATACGGGTATGGGATTGGCATTAGCAGCTATTGTAAAAGGATATAAGTTAATTTGTGTTATTTCAGATAAACAATCCAAAGAAAAAATGGATATTCTGCGTGCAGTTGGCGCAAAAGTAGTGGTTTGTCCTACCGATGTTGAACCTACCGATCCACGTTCTTATTATTCAGTATCTAAGCGCTTAGCAGAAGAAACGCCTAATGCTTGGTATGTAAATCAATATGACAATCCGAGCAATGCAATAGCGCATTATGAACAAACGGGCCCAGAAATTTGGGATCAAACAGAAGGTAAAATTACACATTTTGTAGTAGGAGTAGGTACAGGTGGAACAATCTCCGGTGTGGCAAAATATTTAAAAGAGAAAAATCCTGCAGTTAAATGTTGGGGGATAGATACTTACGGTTCTGTATTTAAAAAATACCACGAAACAGGTATATTTGATGAGAATGAAATCTATTCTTATATTACTGAAGGCATTGGTGAAGATATTTTACCAAAGAATGTAGATTTTTCACTTATAGATGGTTTTACAAAAGTAACCGATAAAGATGCAGCTGTTTTTACGAGAAAATTAGCGTTAGAAGAAGGTATTTTTGTCGGCAATTCTGCTGGAGCAGCTATTAAAGGCGTATTGCAGTTAAAAGAACATTTTAATCCAGAAGATGTAGTTGTGGTATTATTCCATGATTCGGGGAGTAGATATGTAGGTAAAATGTTTAATGACGATTGGATGCGAGAAAGAGGTTTTCTTGATGAGGAAATTACAACAGCCCAAGACTTAATTAAAGACCATAAAGATAAGCCATTAGTAATAGTTCGTACAGAAGAATTGGTTTCTCATGCTATTGAACGCTTAAAAAAATATAATATCTCTCAAATTCCAGTGATTGATACTACTGGTTTTGTAGGAAGCGTTGATGAGTCTGATTTATTTAGAAGTTATTTTGAAAATAAAGATATTGCAGAAAAACCTATCAAAGAGGTAATGGGTAAACCTTATCCAATTGTACAAGCTACTACTTCAATCGAGGAAATTTCTAAATTAATCAATAAAGATAATCAGGCCGTATTGGTAGACTTAGGTAAAGGAAAGCACCATATTGTCACTAAGCATGATATTATAAGTTCGATTAAATAA
- a CDS encoding acyl-CoA dehydrogenase family protein, translating into MNSLYFTEEHEMFRKSFSDFLQREVVPHIEKWEKTGTIERFIWKKFGEMGFFGINYPEVYGGMNLDLFYTVVFLEELQKIKSSGFAAAMWAHAYLAMTHLNAEGDERIKQEYLAPSIAGEKIGGLCITEPFGGSDVAGMRTTATKQGDKYVINGSKTFITNGVYADYYVVAAKTSPELGNKGISVFLVDTNTKGITATKLDKLGWRASDTAEISFDNVEVPLQNLMGEEGKGFPYIMQHFALERLIMAVNAHARAEYALDYTLEYMSHREAFGTTINKFQALRHTLVEHATEIEHCKLFNYVTVARLNKGEYVVKEATMAKLKSTKVADLAIYDCLQMLGGYGYMEEYPLARLLRDSRLGPIGGGTSEILKEILSKMIIDNKNYKPVV; encoded by the coding sequence ATGAATTCATTGTATTTTACTGAAGAACATGAAATGTTCAGAAAAAGCTTTAGCGATTTTCTTCAGAGAGAAGTTGTTCCACATATAGAAAAATGGGAAAAGACAGGAACGATTGAGCGTTTTATTTGGAAAAAATTCGGTGAAATGGGTTTTTTTGGTATCAATTATCCTGAAGTTTATGGAGGAATGAACCTCGATTTGTTTTACACAGTTGTTTTTTTGGAAGAATTACAAAAAATTAAATCATCTGGGTTTGCTGCGGCCATGTGGGCACATGCTTATCTCGCTATGACACATTTAAATGCAGAAGGAGATGAAAGAATTAAGCAAGAATATTTAGCGCCAAGTATCGCAGGTGAAAAAATAGGAGGATTATGTATTACTGAGCCGTTTGGCGGAAGCGATGTAGCAGGAATGCGAACTACAGCGACTAAACAAGGTGATAAATATGTTATCAATGGTTCAAAAACATTCATAACAAATGGGGTATATGCAGATTATTATGTTGTGGCAGCAAAAACGTCTCCAGAATTAGGAAACAAAGGAATTAGTGTTTTTTTAGTAGATACAAATACAAAAGGAATAACTGCTACTAAATTAGATAAATTAGGTTGGAGAGCTTCAGATACTGCTGAAATTTCATTTGATAATGTAGAAGTACCGCTTCAAAATTTAATGGGTGAAGAAGGAAAAGGATTTCCATATATCATGCAACATTTTGCGTTAGAACGTTTAATTATGGCTGTTAATGCACACGCAAGAGCTGAATATGCGCTAGATTATACACTTGAATACATGTCTCACCGTGAAGCTTTTGGAACAACTATAAATAAATTTCAGGCTTTAAGACATACCTTAGTTGAGCATGCTACTGAAATAGAGCATTGTAAATTATTTAATTATGTTACTGTAGCTCGATTAAATAAAGGAGAATATGTAGTAAAAGAAGCTACAATGGCTAAACTGAAATCAACCAAAGTTGCTGATTTAGCTATATATGATTGTTTGCAAATGCTAGGCGGCTACGGTTATATGGAAGAGTATCCATTAGCTCGCTTATTAAGAGATAGTCGTTTAGGACCTATTGGTGGAGGAACTTCAGAAATCTTAAAAGAAATCTTGTCTAAAATGATTATTGACAATAAAAATTACAAGCCTGTAGTATAA
- a CDS encoding DUF2851 family protein codes for MKEDFLHYLWVHRKLPFTQLKTHQNETLEIIHFGNYLQLSGPDIFNAQIRISNQKWAGNIEIHVKSSDWYLHHHENNKAYDSIILHVVWEHDVPVFRKDNSEIPTLELKNWVTQKELTSYKNLMLKKSWINCEGEIHAVDSFYWENWKEKLVLERLERKAIAISERLEATKNDWEQVFFELVAKNFGLHTNGVVFLKMAQQLSFQIVRKEKTNLLHLEALFFGLVNALDATHEDNYFKELHQAWHYLKSKYKLKEIIGAELSFFKHRPDNFPTIRLAQLAMVLFTAENLFYDCMHTGSSEKLKESFRHATSLYWQNHYVFGTPSITKKKVVTDSFLDLIFVNTIVPMRFCYQSTLHDMPLEQLLQGLKGVKEEKNSIIEKFKTLKIEVSNAYDSQALLQLKNEYCDKSKCLQCAVGLNILKK; via the coding sequence ATGAAAGAAGATTTTCTACATTATTTGTGGGTACACAGAAAACTGCCGTTTACCCAATTAAAAACACATCAAAATGAAACCTTAGAAATTATTCATTTTGGAAATTACCTGCAGCTTTCAGGTCCGGATATTTTTAATGCTCAAATTCGAATTTCAAATCAAAAATGGGCTGGAAATATTGAAATTCATGTAAAATCGTCAGATTGGTATTTACATCATCACGAAAATAACAAAGCGTATGATAGCATAATTCTTCATGTGGTTTGGGAACATGACGTGCCTGTATTTAGAAAAGATAATTCCGAAATTCCTACGTTAGAATTAAAAAATTGGGTTACCCAAAAAGAATTAACGTCTTATAAAAATTTAATGTTAAAAAAGTCCTGGATAAATTGTGAGGGCGAGATACATGCAGTTGATTCGTTTTATTGGGAAAATTGGAAAGAAAAATTGGTTCTCGAACGGTTGGAACGAAAAGCTATAGCAATCTCAGAAAGACTAGAAGCAACAAAAAATGACTGGGAACAAGTTTTTTTCGAATTAGTAGCTAAAAATTTTGGATTACATACAAATGGAGTTGTGTTTTTAAAAATGGCTCAGCAACTTTCTTTTCAAATTGTCCGAAAAGAGAAAACAAACCTATTGCATTTAGAGGCATTGTTTTTTGGACTAGTAAATGCTTTAGATGCAACACATGAAGACAACTATTTTAAGGAACTTCATCAAGCGTGGCATTACCTTAAATCGAAATACAAATTAAAAGAAATTATTGGAGCAGAACTTTCTTTTTTTAAGCATCGCCCCGATAACTTTCCTACCATAAGATTAGCCCAGTTAGCTATGGTCTTGTTTACTGCTGAAAATTTATTTTATGACTGCATGCATACGGGTTCAAGTGAAAAATTAAAGGAAAGCTTCAGGCATGCAACTTCGCTATATTGGCAAAACCATTATGTATTTGGAACCCCTTCGATAACAAAGAAAAAAGTAGTTACGGATTCATTTTTAGACTTAATTTTTGTAAACACCATTGTACCTATGCGGTTTTGTTATCAAAGCACGTTGCATGATATGCCTTTAGAGCAATTATTACAAGGACTGAAAGGAGTAAAAGAAGAAAAAAATTCAATCATTGAAAAGTTTAAAACATTAAAAATAGAAGTGTCTAATGCATACGATTCTCAAGCGCTTTTACAGTTAAAAAATGAATATTGTGATAAATCTAAATGTTTACAATGCGCTGTTGGTTTGAATATTTTAAAAAAGTAA
- the rpsU gene encoding 30S ribosomal protein S21 has product MLIIPIKDGENIDRALKRYKRKFDKTGTVRQLRARQAFTKPSVSRRAEIQKAQYIQKLKDSVEG; this is encoded by the coding sequence ATGTTAATTATACCAATTAAAGACGGAGAAAATATCGATAGAGCATTAAAGCGCTATAAAAGAAAATTTGACAAAACTGGAACTGTTCGTCAGTTAAGAGCGCGTCAAGCTTTCACGAAACCATCTGTTTCTAGAAGAGCAGAAATTCAAAAAGCACAGTATATTCAAAAATTAAAGGATTCTGTTGAAGGATAG
- a CDS encoding PspC domain-containing protein: MLHFFEKHGFFVASRLADRLGMRATNVRLFFVYISFVTIGIGFGLYLTLAFVLKLKDMIYTKRSSVFDL; encoded by the coding sequence ATGTTACATTTTTTTGAAAAACACGGTTTTTTTGTAGCATCGCGACTAGCAGATAGGTTAGGAATGCGCGCCACAAATGTTCGTCTTTTTTTTGTATATATTTCATTTGTTACTATTGGAATAGGCTTTGGGTTATATCTTACCTTGGCTTTTGTATTAAAGCTTAAAGATATGATTTATACTAAGCGTAGTTCTGTTTTTGATTTGTAA
- a CDS encoding ComEA family DNA-binding protein, with amino-acid sequence MSKFRWIFTFSKGHYLGLLLLILLITSAQLVIYFLQHQKTASCVILSKEEQNWLAVQSEIDSVKSAQAEEQGKIYPFNPNFITDYKGYKLGMSLTQLDKLHQYRAQDKYVNSAEEFQKLTGVSQDWLKKYAPYFKFPDWVSKSNAKKSSHNEFVQNKTIKKNTVKDINTATQEDLEAVFMIGEKLAQRIILERTKLGGFVSMEQLTLIWGISEEALQDIAKKFIVKGNPALHKIDINNASMKELSQFPYFNYTIAKNIVTYRSMHGEIKNSEDLTNVKQFPVDKIKIITLYLTF; translated from the coding sequence ATGTCAAAATTTCGTTGGATTTTCACTTTTTCTAAAGGGCATTACCTAGGGCTGTTGCTATTGATTTTATTAATAACTTCAGCACAACTGGTCATTTATTTTTTACAGCATCAAAAAACGGCTTCCTGCGTGATCTTAAGTAAAGAAGAGCAAAATTGGTTAGCTGTTCAATCCGAAATAGACAGTGTTAAGTCTGCTCAAGCAGAAGAACAAGGAAAAATTTATCCATTTAATCCAAATTTCATAACCGACTATAAAGGATATAAATTAGGAATGTCCCTAACGCAACTAGATAAATTACATCAATATAGAGCACAAGATAAGTATGTAAATTCTGCAGAAGAATTTCAGAAGTTAACAGGCGTTTCTCAAGATTGGTTAAAAAAATATGCGCCCTATTTTAAGTTTCCTGATTGGGTTTCAAAGTCAAATGCTAAAAAATCTTCACATAACGAGTTTGTTCAAAATAAGACCATCAAAAAGAATACTGTAAAAGATATCAATACGGCAACCCAAGAAGATTTAGAAGCGGTATTTATGATTGGAGAAAAATTAGCGCAAAGAATTATTCTTGAAAGAACAAAACTAGGGGGCTTTGTAAGTATGGAACAGCTAACATTGATTTGGGGAATTTCTGAAGAAGCATTACAAGATATAGCTAAAAAATTTATAGTTAAAGGAAATCCTGCATTACATAAAATCGATATCAATAATGCATCTATGAAAGAATTGTCCCAATTTCCGTATTTTAATTACACTATTGCTAAGAATATAGTGACCTATAGAAGTATGCATGGAGAGATTAAAAATAGCGAAGATTTAACAAATGTTAAACAATTCCCTGTGGATAAAATAAAAATAATAACCTTATATTTGACCTTTTAA